One Thermodesulfobacteriota bacterium genomic window, CGGTTCCGCCGTATTATCCGCCACAATCAGAATCTCACTGGGACCTGCGATCATATCGATTCCGGCTGTGCCGGATACAATCTTTTTTGCCAGGGCCACATAAATATTCCCGGGTCCGACGATTACATCCACTTTATCGATCGTTCGGGTGCCGTAAGCAAGTGCGGCAACGGCCCAGGCACTTCCCACCTTATAAATTTCATCGATGCCGGTTTTCTTTGCGGCAAACAGAAGATGAGGGTTCACCCCTCCATCCTCAGTTGACGGTGTTACCATGATAATCCGCCTGACACCGGCGACTTTTGCAGGTATCACGCCCATCAGTACGGAAGAAACCAGCGGGGTCTTGCCGCCCTTTGCTCCCGGGACATAAACCCCGGCGGTATCCACCGGATTCACCAGTTGTCCTAAAACCGTACCGGACCTGTCGGTATTGATCCAGGATTTTTCCAGCTGCCGCTGATGGAAGGCCTCTATCTGTTTGGCCGCACGGTTTAAAGAGCGGACAAAAGACCGGTTCACTTTTTTTGCTGCGGCATCGATTTCTTTTTTTGATACCTTAATCGATTTTTCGGTCAGAGCCGGTGAATCAAAGCGGTTGGCGTATTTAACCAGGGCTTTATCTCCATTTTTTCGGACATCTTCAAGAATCCGCGTGACATAAAGCACGTCCTTTTTCTTAAAATCGATGCTACGATTTATAATGGCTAAAAGTTTTTTTTCCGCTGATTTTGCAGGATAATGATAAATTTTCATGACTGTTTCTTTCCCTGGTTGGTAGTCAACCCAAAACAACATTTGTCGAAGGGTTAGTTTGGGTCATTTCGTTTTTTAGCGTGTCAACTCCTTTAAAATTTCAGTCTTTATTATTCTTATATTGACTAATCATAACGATTCTTTCATATACTAGTTATCTTACTTTTATATTTATACATTACTGATTGACATATTTTTCGCCATCTGTAAAATAAAAACATTAAAACTCTATAAATCGGGAGGGAAAAAACATGAAATACAATCGAATTTACAACTTTAACGCCGGACCTGCCGCCCTTCCCCTTGAGGTGCTTGAGGAAATCAAAGAATCATTCTTAAACTTTGACTCGTCCGGAATGTCGATTACTGAAATCAGCCACCGGTCCAAATGGTTTGACGATGTGATAAACGATGCGGTTGCCAGAACCAAGCGACTGTTAAGCCTGGACGACAACTTTCATGTCCTGTTTATCCAGGGAGGCGCCAGCATGCAATTTTGCATGATTCCCATGAATTTTCTTTCCGGAGATAAGTCTGCCGACTATGTGGATACGGGGACGTGGTCCACCAAGGCAATAAAGGAGGCCCAAATTCAGGGCAAGGCGATCAAAGTGGTGGCCTCTTCTGAAGATAAAAACTATTCATACATCCCCCAGGACATTCCATTCAGCAGCGATGCGACATTTGTCCACATTACCTCCAATAACACCATCAAAGGAACCCAATGGGCAGCGTTTCCCGATACCAAGGGGGTTCCTTTAATTGCCGACATGTCCTCCGACATCATGAGCCGGCCCTTTGACGCTGAGAAATTCGGTTTTATTTATGCAGGTGCCCAAAAAAATATCGGCCCTGCCGGTGTATGCATGGCCATCATACGGGACGATTTTTTAAATATGGTGCCCGACACACTGCCTTCCATGCTGAAATATTCAACCTATGCGACTAAAAATTCCATGTATAACACTCCTCCATGTTTTGCGGTTTATACCATTCAACTGGTGTTAAAATGGCTGGAAGAAACCATAGGCGGCCTTGACAAGATGGAATCATTCAACCAGGAGAAGGGGCAGCTTATTTACAATTTTCTCGATTCCAGCGACTTTTACCGGGCAACGGCCCAGGCGGACAGCCGTTCTTTGATGAACGTCACCTTCCGCCTTCCCAATGAAGACCTGGAAAAGCGCTTTGTCCAGGAAGCATTGGAAAACGACCTTGGCGGTCTGAAGGGGCACCGCAGCGTGGGGGGCTGCAGGGCCTCCATTTATAATGCAACCCCTTTACAAGCTATAGAAACCCTGGTCGATTTTATGAAAAATTTTGCCGACAAAAACGGCTAACGGTAACCAGATAACAGCTTGCTTCAACCCGGGTACTCAATAACGATAGAGTACCGGGCGGTGGTAAGGTCAAATACTTGCTATATCGTTGTAATAAGATATATATTGCCCCGTTCGGGCAGCTTACAAACCATCCATACCAAAAGGAGGCAGAAAGATGGACAAAATTTTAAGGATAGACATGGGAGCCGATGGCGGCCCCAAGATCGATGTTCAACCTGTCGGTGACTATGCCGGTCTTGGCGGTCGTGCCATGACCTCCGGAATTGTCGCAAAGGAGGTCCCGCCCCTTTGTCACCCCCTGGGGGAAAATAACAAGCTGGTTATCGCACCGGGTATGCTTAGCGGCAGCGCTGCCGTTCAGTCGGGCCGAATTTCCGTTGGTTGTAAGAGCCCGCTTACCGGTGGAATCAAGGAGGCCAACTCCGGAGGACAGGGTGCCCAGGTTCTTGCCAGGCTGGGATATGCAGCTATCGTTCTGGAAGGAAAACCGAAAGATGATACCCTGTTCAAAGTATTCATCAACAAGGACGGTGTAAAAATAGAACCTGACAACAGCTTGAAAATGCTGGGGAACTATGACCTTGTCGACAAAATGAAAGGGGCCTACGGGGATAAGATTGCCTGTGTCTCCATCGGGCCTGCCGGTGAAATGAAGATGTCGGCCGCTTCGGTGGCTTTTACCGACATGGAGTTGCGGCCCACCCGTCATGCGGGACGTGGCGGCGTAGGTGCGGTCATGGGTAGCAAGGGAGTCAAGGTAATCGTGCTCGATGACAGCGGAACCTCATTCAGAGCGCCCAAAGATCCCGATAAGTTCAAGGAAGCCAACAAGGCCTTTACCCAGGGCCTGAAAAAACATCCGGTGACTGGTGAAGGTCTTCCGGCTTACGGAACCAATGTTTTGACCAACGTGGTCAATGAAGCCGGCGGATATCCCACCAATAATTTTGCATCGGGCCGTTTTGACGGTGCTTCCAAGATCAGCGGTGAAACCCAGGCTGAAACGGAAACCGCCCGCGGCGGCAAGGCCACCCACGGCTGCCACAAAGGATGCATCATTCAATGCTCCGGGATTTATAATGACAAGGACGGCAACTTCCTAACCAAGCAACCGGAATATGAAACGGTATGGGCCCATGGCGGCAACTGCGGAATTGACGATCTGGATTCAATTGCCATGCTTGATCGTCTTGATGACGATTTCGGACTCGACACCATTGAAATGGGTGCCACCATCGGTGTGGCCATGGAAGCGGGAATCGCCAAGTTCGGAGATGCAGAGGCAGCCATTAACCTGATCAAAGAAGTCGGCCAAGGAACCCCATTGGGGCGCATCCTGGGAAACGGCGCTGCGGTAACCGGTAAAGTATTCGGCGTTGAAAGAGTTCCGGTGGTCAAAGGCCAGGCCCTTCCGGCTTATGATCCCAGAGCGGTTCAGGGTATTGGGGTCACCTATGCCACCAGCACCATGGGGGCGGATCACACCGCAGGTTATGCGGTTGCCACCAACCTTTTAAAGGTGGGAGGCGATGTGGACCCCTTGAAGCCCGAAGGACAGGTAGAGCTTTCCAGGAATCTTCAAATCGCCACCGCGGCTGTCGATGCCACCGGCATGTGTCTATTTATTGCCTTTGCCATTTTGGATCAGGAAGACACCTTTCAGGCGCTGCTCGATTTAATCAGCGGTTTTACCGGTGCGCCTCTGACCGCCGATGATGTCACCAATCTGGGAAAAGCGATTCTCAAAAACGAAAGAGAATTCAATGAAAAGGCCGGTTTCACCAATAAGGATGACCGTCTGCCTGAATTTTTTAACAAAGAGGCCTTGCCGCCCCATAACATTGCCTTCCAGGTTTCAGATGACGAACTGGATCAGGTGTATAACTGGTAGCAACCAAGCCTTTTTGCTTTGAATTTATGGGGAGACCGTTTTTGGGTCTCCCCATTTTATTTTCCGGGTCTCATGTTTATCGAACCCGGGTGACGAGGCATTCATGCGTCATAACAAAGCGAACATCAATCTAAGTCTGACCCTGAAAAAAAAGCTAATCGTGATTTTTTATCAGCTCCTTTCCCAGGGATTTATCATATACTCCCGGACAGGCTGTTCGGTAAAGGAATTGCTCTGCGGACAACTCGGTATCCGGGATGAATATTTGGCAGAAAGAATTCAGACCATCTTTCTGGATTACAAAACAGTTGACGATGTCGACGCTGCTATTATCCAACCCGGATCAACCCTTGCTCTTTCAGCAGCCATGCCTGGCGTTTTAGGAGCAACCTTAAGAAAAGGCGGATGGTATGCCCCCATGCGCAGGCAGATTTCTCATGATAAGGCTATTGCATCGGATAAGAAGGAGAAAGGCGAGGTGACCATCAAACTGTTTAACCTGATCGTGCGGGAGCTGGGACCTCTTTTTTTACAGCAGGGAATTTCCGTCAAGGGAGAAGATTTTTTTGATATCGTGGCTCGAAATGAAAGCGTTTTTATGGCCGGATGTAAAACAGCGATTAAGGACGACCACGAGATCGGCCCGGAAAAACTCATGGAGAATGACTGGCAGGGGAAACAGGTGTTACTGCAAATAACCCTATAAAGACATTTATAGCTAACCGTAATACGTCTTTTGCTTACTCGTTTGTCTATCGAGTAAGTGTTCCGGGTTACGAGCTGCGTGTTGCGAGTATGTTAAGCGGAAACAATCCTTTTTAAAACCCGTAACTCGAAACTCGGAACCCACAACAATATCACATGATATAAAAAGAAGTTGTTGCTAAATAAAGCTTGTAAGTTGCCTTGTAGGTATAAAATCATTAAGAAACTAACCCCCTCCTACCGGTGGAAAAAGCCCCAGCCGGTCGCCATTTTTTAAAGTGGAATCTGTTTTGGCGTGCACGCCGTTTATA contains:
- the hisD gene encoding histidinol dehydrogenase, with the translated sequence MKIYHYPAKSAEKKLLAIINRSIDFKKKDVLYVTRILEDVRKNGDKALVKYANRFDSPALTEKSIKVSKKEIDAAAKKVNRSFVRSLNRAAKQIEAFHQRQLEKSWINTDRSGTVLGQLVNPVDTAGVYVPGAKGGKTPLVSSVLMGVIPAKVAGVRRIIMVTPSTEDGGVNPHLLFAAKKTGIDEIYKVGSAWAVAALAYGTRTIDKVDVIVGPGNIYVALAKKIVSGTAGIDMIAGPSEILIVADNTAEPEFLAADLLSQAEHDVLASAVLVTDSLETAKATAGAVEKQIEHLSRKDIAKKSLSRYGAIMVVPDMTAAIKLANRIAPEHLEIQTQQPFEYIGQIRNAGAVFLGQYTPEPVGDYMAGPNHVLPTSGTARFASALSVDHFVKKTSLIHYSKEAFKKEAADIIRLAQIEGLEAHANSVKVRLK
- the serC gene encoding 3-phosphoserine/phosphohydroxythreonine transaminase translates to MKYNRIYNFNAGPAALPLEVLEEIKESFLNFDSSGMSITEISHRSKWFDDVINDAVARTKRLLSLDDNFHVLFIQGGASMQFCMIPMNFLSGDKSADYVDTGTWSTKAIKEAQIQGKAIKVVASSEDKNYSYIPQDIPFSSDATFVHITSNNTIKGTQWAAFPDTKGVPLIADMSSDIMSRPFDAEKFGFIYAGAQKNIGPAGVCMAIIRDDFLNMVPDTLPSMLKYSTYATKNSMYNTPPCFAVYTIQLVLKWLEETIGGLDKMESFNQEKGQLIYNFLDSSDFYRATAQADSRSLMNVTFRLPNEDLEKRFVQEALENDLGGLKGHRSVGGCRASIYNATPLQAIETLVDFMKNFADKNG
- a CDS encoding aldehyde ferredoxin oxidoreductase C-terminal domain-containing protein, with amino-acid sequence MDKILRIDMGADGGPKIDVQPVGDYAGLGGRAMTSGIVAKEVPPLCHPLGENNKLVIAPGMLSGSAAVQSGRISVGCKSPLTGGIKEANSGGQGAQVLARLGYAAIVLEGKPKDDTLFKVFINKDGVKIEPDNSLKMLGNYDLVDKMKGAYGDKIACVSIGPAGEMKMSAASVAFTDMELRPTRHAGRGGVGAVMGSKGVKVIVLDDSGTSFRAPKDPDKFKEANKAFTQGLKKHPVTGEGLPAYGTNVLTNVVNEAGGYPTNNFASGRFDGASKISGETQAETETARGGKATHGCHKGCIIQCSGIYNDKDGNFLTKQPEYETVWAHGGNCGIDDLDSIAMLDRLDDDFGLDTIEMGATIGVAMEAGIAKFGDAEAAINLIKEVGQGTPLGRILGNGAAVTGKVFGVERVPVVKGQALPAYDPRAVQGIGVTYATSTMGADHTAGYAVATNLLKVGGDVDPLKPEGQVELSRNLQIATAAVDATGMCLFIAFAILDQEDTFQALLDLISGFTGAPLTADDVTNLGKAILKNEREFNEKAGFTNKDDRLPEFFNKEALPPHNIAFQVSDDELDQVYNW